In Arachis hypogaea cultivar Tifrunner chromosome 17, arahy.Tifrunner.gnm2.J5K5, whole genome shotgun sequence, a single window of DNA contains:
- the LOC112766296 gene encoding transcription initiation factor IIA subunit 2, which translates to MATFELYRRSTIGMCLTETLDEMVQNGTLSPELAIQVLVQFDKSMAEALETQVKSKVSIKGHLHTYRFCDNVWTFMLQDALIKTDDCQENVGRVKIVACDSKLLTQ; encoded by the exons ATGGCGACGTTCGAGTTGTACCGTAGATCAACGATCGGAATGTGCCTCACGGAGACTTTGGACGAGATGGTTCAAAACGGAACCCTTAGCCCAGAGCTTGCTATTCAGGTTCTCGTTCAGTTTGATAAG TCCATGGCTGAAGCATTGGAAACACAAGTTAAGAGCAAGGTCTCCATTAAG GGACATCTCCACACATACAGATTTTGTGACAACGTTTGGACCTTCATGTTACAAGATGCATTGATTAAGACTGATGACTGTCAAGAGAATGTTGGAAGAGTTAAAATTGTGGCATGTGATTCAAAGTTACTCACACAATAA